One Bombus pascuorum chromosome 4, iyBomPasc1.1, whole genome shotgun sequence DNA segment encodes these proteins:
- the LOC132905812 gene encoding nicotinamide riboside kinase 1 has protein sequence MSSKKWFVLGISGATCSGKTSLTNRLHNELKNSVVIYQDNYFLPKNDPRHVKIDELLNWEVITSMDMNKMRSDVLQLIKSSPTENSSSETVNKNILILDGFLLFKCKVISNLCDRKYFITLTKEECWERRKGRVYDPPDVPGYFEKIVWPEYLKHRDELMKDNDFCKTITFIDGLESKEEIFQLVFTEIKKLLS, from the coding sequence ATGTCTTCAAAGAAATGGTTTGTGCTTGGTATTTCGGGTGCAACATGCAGTGGAAAGACTTCTTTAACTAATCGACTTCATAATgagttaaaaaattcagtAGTGATATACCAAGACAACTATTTCTTACCGAAAAATGATCCACGTCATGTGAAAATTGATGAACTTTTAAACTGGGAAGTAATAACCAGTATGGATATGAACAAGATGCGTTCAGATGTTTTACAATTGATCAAATCATCACCTACAGAAAATAGTTCTTCGGAAacagttaataaaaatatattaatattagatgGGTTTTTACTTTTCAAATGTAAggttatttcaaatttatgtgatcgtaaatatttcataacattaacaaaagaagaatgttgggaaagaaggaaaggaagagtATACGATCCACCAGATGTTCCTGGCtatttcgaaaaaattgtttGGCCAGAATATTTAAAGCATAGAGACGAATTAATGAAGGACAATGATTTTTGTAAGACAATAACATTCATTGATGGATTGGAAAGTAAAGAAGAGATATTTCAGCTGGTTTTtacggaaataaaaaaattattatcataa
- the LOC132905817 gene encoding dynein regulatory complex protein 11: MSSMIYNELWKSAQIDMEELLQIDTNLQNAKLQKDRKKAHNTVSELYVRYILICNKLEWCYDQIIQPQKRILIKQLLVSCLGRILELKHELVEIDLSEYSYFDDILIKLSVTPQEVEIQIPRYFRRECLQEIEGKRKYIESILKGIGALDEVVPPKNISESEAIRLIQAHERARQGRLRFQFMKEIRQIKNKSAIKADAKIKESCEGTAVTKIQKVWRGYVTRCKIRKRRLEEMLLIGMLQPSQEITENARQAEKVKEERYEKQVKYQELYENLVVEAKERIRKEKSAIIEENIRSEVRNWVNTYFQQTGKIPDLPSAESGGSRIIFSRQGTESTISKSTAVSSKESKKSKRSKSKKDSDVEQSEEETEQGFKSVPSNFLSELIHANQEYQETWKNKDEAVNMAQLPYLDMIENKTIKEVENEVRVTVDQALRDDIEALQCALDRDRGLKGKRIKKTQKRIRRSGKKNKKRKEKDLTPDRTTESLFEELLTQGIIKLHKEIPLCNFKGERSFINYNLREKRKDPLPALGDIRQLIAEYCILPLGNNTLRELTPLIRSVLIAGPHGSGKKMLVNAICTELGATLFDITPANIAGKYPGKSGLIMLMHLILKVSRLLQPSVIFMEGAEKPFVKKVSKTDKTDPKRLKKDLPKLVKSITNEDRVILIGTSSSPWDGDQKLLYQTYDKIIYVPRPDYGSMSLIWKDLIYKHPGINRQFDTSVMAKICDGFTIGTVFASINEVMTTKRIVQLRTHPLTHGELINALSSKDPVFREEEDTFLAWLSKIPISRKKQRALELELQKLEEESEKQQRKGKNIHT; the protein is encoded by the exons ATGTCAAGTATGATATATAACGAACTTTGGAAAAGCGCACAGATTGATATGGAGGAACTCCTTCAAATTGATACAAATTTGCAAAACGCTAAGTTGCAAAAGGATCGTAAAAAAGCTCATAATACGGTTTCGGAATTATACGTAAGATATATTCTTATCTGTAATAAATTAGAATGGTGTTACGATCAAATAATTCAACCacaaaaacgaatattaataaaacaattgttaGTCTCATGTCTTGgtagaattttagaattaaaacaTGAATTAGTCGAAATAGATCTTTCAGAGTATAGTTATttcgatgatattttaataaaattaagcgTTACTCCGCAAGAagttgaaattcaaattccgAGATATTTTAGACGTGAATGTTTACAAGAGATCGAAGGAAAACGgaaatatatagaaagtattttaaaaggTATAGGTGCTTTGGATGAAGTAGTTCCaccaaaaaatatatctgaatCCGAAGCGATAAGACTTATACAG GCTCACGAACGCGCTAGACAAGGCCGGTTAAGATTTCaatttatgaaagaaattcgtcaaataaagaataaatctGCGATTAAAGCAGATGCAAAGATAAAAGAATCGTGCGAAGGGACGGCTGtaacaaaaattcaaaaagTTTGGAGAGGATATGTGACTAGATGCAAAATTCGGAAACGACGTCTTGaagaaatgttattaattg GTATGCTTCAACCGAGTCaagaaattacagaaaatgCTAGGCAGGCTGAGAAAGTCAAAGAAGAGAGATATGAGAAACAAGTTAAATATCAAGAGTTATACGAAAATTTGGTGGTCGAAGCTAAAGAAAGAATTCGTAAAGAAAAAAGCGCcataatagaagaaaatataaggaGTGAAGTCCGAAACTGGGTAAACACTTATTTTCAACAGACAGGAAAAATTCCAGACTTGCCATCTGCTGAGAGTGGAGGATCtagaattatatttagtaGACAG GGAACTGAGAGCACTATAAGTAAATCAACAGCAGTATCATCAAAGGAATCCAAGAAATCTAAAAGATCAAAATCGAAGAAGGATAGTGATGTTGAACAATCAGAAGAGGAAACTGAGCAAGGTTTCAAGTCAGTTCCTTCCAACTTTTTGTCAGAGCTGATACATGCTAATCAAGAATATCAAGAAACATGGAAGAATAAAGATGAAGCTGTAAATATGGCACAGTTACCATATTTAGAcatgatagaaaataaaacaatcaaGGAAGTAGAAAATGAAGTACGCGTTACAGTTGATCAAGCACTTAGAG ATGACATAGAAGCATTACAATGTGCATTAGACAGAGATAGAGGTCTTAAAGGcaaacgtattaaaaaaaCTCAAAAAAGAATTCGCCGcagtggaaaaaaaaataaaaagaggaaagaaaaggattTGACACCTGATAGAACAACAGAATCTTTATTTGAAGAACTATTAACTCAAGGAATTATTAAGTTACATAAAGAAATTCCACTTTGTAATTTCAAAGGGGAAAGGtcattcataaattataatttaagagaaaaaagaaaggatcCTTTGCCAGCACTTG GAGACATAAGACAGTTGATAGCTGAATATTGTATACTTCCCTTGGGAAACAATACTCTTAGAGAACTTACACCGCTAATAAGATCAGTGTTAATAGCTGGTCCACATGGCAGTGGCAAAAAAATGTTAGTAAATGCAATTTGCACAGAACTTGGAGCCACTTTATTTGATATTACACCAGCTAACATTGCTGGGAAATATCCTGGCAAATCAGGATTAATTATGCTTAtgcatttaatattaaag GTGTCACGTTTGCTTCAACCATCAGTGATATTCATGGAAGGAGCAGAGAAGCCGTTTGTTAAAAAAGTGTCAAAGACAGATAAAACTGATCCAAAACGTCTAAAAAAAGATCTTCCTAAGTTAGTAAAAAGTATTACAAATGAAGATAGAGTGATTCTTATTGGAACTTCAAGTTCACCATGGGATGGAGATCAGAAACTCTTATATCAAacatatgataaaattatatatgttcCCAGACCAGATTATGGATCTATGTCTCTCATATGGaaagatttaatatataaa catCCTGGAATTAATAGACAATTCGACACATCTGTAATGGCTAAAATTTGCGATGGTTTTACTATTGGCACGGTATTTGCGTCTATTAATGAG GTAATGACTACAAAGCGAATAGTGCAACTAAGAACTCATCCATTGACACATGGGGAATTAATAAACGCGTTAAGTTCGAAAGATCCCGTTTTTCGCGAAGAAGAAGACACGTTCTTGG cATGGCTTTCAAAAATACCTATAAGTCGTAAAAAACAACGAGCGCTTGAGCTTGAGCTTCAGAAGTTGGAAGAAGAAAGTGAAAAACagcaaagaaaaggaaaaaatattcatacataa
- the LOC132905807 gene encoding COP9 signalosome complex subunit 3 — MASALEQFVNNVRTLSKQGNFRELSEIITKSTDVLIKNGQHLDNVLETLNLQEHSLGILAVLCVKFSLPNPNGANNADAYKPLFNQVQEFIIGCNGEQVRFASDIYAELCHLFTQTLVELQIPLRGIELLCRAIRKIQLFDSQLTSIHADLCQLCLLSKCFKPALEFLDIDITGISQEEGQFDSKYFLLYYYYGGMIYTALKNYDRALYFFEVCVTTPAMAVSYIMLEAYKKYILVSLILHGKVLNLPRYTSQVVNRYMKPLGQQYQELATAYQMNSCEELQIIITKYQQLFTRDHNMGLVKQVLSYLYKKNIQRLTKTFLTLSLSDVASRVQLSGPADAEKYILNMIEDGEIFATINQKDGMVVFHDDPEKYNSPQMLAKLEKEMAACMELDKRVLEMEEEVVLTPQYVRKACGQNDQDDQTPGPAPTNVTNAQGQSKHSTYSM; from the exons ATGGCGTCGGCATTGGagcaatttgtaaataatgtgCGGACGCTCTCAAAACAAG GTAATTTTAGAGAGCTGTCAGAAATAATAACTAAAAGCAcagatgttctaataaaaaatggaCAACATTTAGATAATGTTTTGGAAACCCTAAATCTGCAGGAACATTCATTAGGTATTTTGGCAGTATTATGTGTGAAATTTTCACTGCCTAATCCTAATGGTGCAAACAATGCTGATGCTTATAAACCACTATTTAATCAGGTTCAGGAATTTATCATTGGTTGTAATGGAGAACAAGTTAGATTTGCTTCTGATATAT ATGCAGAATTATGCCATTTATTTACTCAAACATTAGTTGAACTACAAATACCATTGCGTGGTATTGAACTATTGTGCCGTGCAATACGTAAAATACAACTATTCGATAGCCAGCTTACTTCAATACATGCTGATCTTTGTCAACTATGTCTTCTCTCTAAGTGTTTCAAACCAGCACTTGAATTTCTCGATATAGATATTACTGGTATCAGCCAAGAGGAAGGACAATTTGAttcaaaatactttttactttattattattatggtGGTATGATATATACAGCATTAAAGAATTATGATAGAGCATTGTACTTTTTTGAAGTGTGTGTAACCACACCTGCCATGGCAGTTAGTTACATTATGTTAGAAGcctacaagaaatatattctGGTCTCTTTAATTTTGCATGGGAAAGTTTTGAATCTACCTAGGTATACGAGTCAAGTAGTTAATAGGTACATGAAACCACTGGGTCAACAGTATCAAGAATTGGCTACAGCTTATCAAATGAATAGTTGTGAAGAACTGCAGATTATTATCACCAAATATCAACAACTGTTTACAAGAGACCATAATATGGGACTGGTGAAACAAGTGCTCAgctatttatacaaaaagaaCATACAAAGATTGACAAAAACTTTTTTGACTCTTAGCTTAAGTGATGTGGCTAGTAGAGTTCAATTATCTGGACCTGCCGatgcagaaaaatatatattaaacatg ATAGAAGATGGTGAAATTTTTGCAACAATCAATCAAAAAGATGGTATGGTAGTGTTTCATGATGATCCAGAGAAATACAATTCACCACAGATGTTggcaaaattagaaaaagaaatggcaGCATGTATGGAATTGGACAAACGAGTTCttgaaatggaagaagaagtAGTTCTTACACCACAATATGTTCGAAAAGCTTGTGGACAAAATGATCAAGATGATCAAACACCTGGACCTGCTCCAACAAATGTAACAAATGCGCAAGGCCAATCTAAACATAGCACCTATTCCATGTAA